One Deltaproteobacteria bacterium DNA segment encodes these proteins:
- a CDS encoding UDP-N-acetylglucosamine 2-epimerase (non-hydrolyzing): protein MAPHRLTIVLGTRPEAVKMAPVIAGFRADPEAFQVRVLSTGQHRDMLGPILASFGIEPDHDLAVMRPGQTLADMTAAMVQAMVEELQAHRPDLLLVQGDTTSVFSATLAAFYARVPVGHVEAGLRSHDLDNPFPEEANRRLVSVLADIHFAPTESAARELRAENIPAEQIVVTGNTVVDALRHMAAQTETLQTDLDAFLADRRMILVTSHRRESWGPGLERICRAVAAILDEHPDTAAVIPVHANPVVRQIVESVLGGNERVLLLPPVPYLEFVGLMHRAELILTDSGGVQEEAPSFGVPVLVLRSVTERPEAVVCGQARLVGTDPGVIARAAEDILSGSESSQAMRRTGNPFGDGRAAERIVLASKRFLRGEGLLLSSSESFAGSCPGED, encoded by the coding sequence ATGGCCCCACACCGCCTGACCATCGTTCTGGGCACAAGGCCCGAGGCCGTCAAGATGGCCCCGGTCATCGCCGGATTCCGGGCCGATCCGGAAGCCTTCCAGGTCCGGGTCCTGAGCACAGGCCAACACCGGGACATGCTGGGGCCGATTCTGGCTTCCTTCGGCATCGAGCCCGACCATGATCTGGCCGTCATGCGGCCGGGCCAGACCCTGGCCGACATGACTGCGGCCATGGTCCAGGCCATGGTTGAGGAATTGCAAGCCCACCGGCCGGACCTCCTCTTGGTCCAGGGTGACACCACCTCGGTTTTTTCCGCGACCCTGGCCGCTTTCTACGCCCGGGTCCCAGTGGGACACGTCGAGGCCGGACTGCGCAGCCACGATCTGGACAACCCCTTTCCCGAGGAGGCCAACCGTCGGCTGGTCTCGGTCCTGGCCGACATCCACTTCGCGCCCACCGAGTCCGCGGCCAGGGAACTCCGGGCCGAGAACATCCCAGCCGAACAGATCGTGGTCACCGGCAACACCGTGGTCGACGCCCTCCGGCACATGGCCGCCCAGACAGAAACTCTCCAGACTGATTTGGACGCCTTTTTGGCCGACCGGCGCATGATCCTGGTCACCTCCCACCGCCGGGAATCCTGGGGGCCGGGCCTGGAGCGCATCTGTCGGGCCGTGGCCGCCATTCTGGACGAACATCCGGACACGGCCGCGGTCATTCCGGTCCATGCCAATCCGGTCGTCCGCCAGATCGTGGAATCCGTCCTCGGCGGCAATGAGCGGGTCCTGCTTCTGCCTCCTGTGCCCTATCTGGAATTCGTCGGCCTCATGCACCGGGCCGAACTCATCCTGACCGACTCCGGCGGTGTCCAGGAGGAGGCCCCCAGCTTCGGGGTTCCGGTCCTGGTCCTGCGGTCGGTCACTGAACGGCCCGAGGCCGTGGTCTGCGGACAGGCCCGCCTGGTGGGTACCGACCCCGGGGTCATCGCCCGGGCCGCTGAAGATATTCTTTCCGGATCCGAATCCTCGCAGGCCATGCGCCGAACCGGCAACCCCTTTGGCGATGGCCGGGCTGCCGAACGCATCGTTCTGGCCTCGAAACGGTTCCTTCGCGGCGAAGGCCTCCTGCTTTCTTCGTCCGAATCCTTTGCCGGCTCCTGCCCAGGGGAAGACTAG